The following coding sequences are from one Sylvia atricapilla isolate bSylAtr1 chromosome 15, bSylAtr1.pri, whole genome shotgun sequence window:
- the BRAT1 gene encoding BRCA1-associated ATM activator 1 isoform X1, whose amino-acid sequence MCDPQSRFVARARRRFAMTRECAVLLPGVCAALADPRQPGLDDTCLEKLLDWFRSLTWFDPTVELVRDNPCLTELLTSVLALQDPSPSILSFTLQLAGILASSENRFQHLQQEKLLGRLFGREGPRGGAAWEDASVRSAWVKGVHSMVHHQPALLFLCSSGGMDVVFTLQGDPSLFVASAASQLLVHVLTFSLESETSKALSTKDCDWPVCAQMIVKHIQESLHSSSASQVEQSLKLLSSLFGSCFGSSYAAWTEVLWLDIAKQIESFLLEETVQAQPLLANLLLNVARSPVFCGTEGSFWALVTSALEHLTPVQAGPLAVGLLKLCKCPQDVRIQALTVLLQPMDCILRAASQPLECAGLLDESVSDPGTVESLLSSKTTCAGLLCQTLAHLEKLLSLKHLRVDLPCVSLLRSLMTILQFCNGFLSPTSPLGSTISRNLINCCRVQKSALDVLAALSEEKDCDTLLGSLFDVLLAYLQSPNTSPTVLKKSFQATSKWLVHLRELSCSNSQWQQTEKILEDVLVVLQKRLCSPCWEVRDSSLEFLTAMVKCLRGQEEFRQCLLSSEVLRLTENLLEDPESYVRASAVTAVGHLALITCFAPESPVTGSPYNKENIVAKLQEILSTDSEGFPRRAVISTFTKWLREGCTGPLEDTEQFVSRVIQTVERDLDWEVRLGGLELVEVFCSQTIFRLSQCPYAPVSSAVTSSTPQNELLRVFCRAKLFGFLFGSLCDCDKPVGQRACDVLVGLRGHFYPVSTLENPREVEDSPAGRGIAWLQRTLRQGSLARNFPMDGANGVDFQDPESMMLALGAIDLLELHDELNKSSDHVEESPQSLLQDILATVGTVEDNEVDCY is encoded by the exons GGTGCGGGACAACCCGTGTCTGACAGAGCTGCTCACCTCCGTGCTGGCCCTGCAGGATCCCAGCCCCAGCATCCTGTCCTTCACCCTGCAGTTAGCTGGCATCCTCGCCTCCTCTGAAAACCGCTTCCAGCACCTGCAG caggagaagctgctggggaGGCTCTTTGGCCGGGAGGGGCCCCGGGGCGGCGCGGCGTGGGAGGACGCCTCGGTGCGCAGCGCCTGGGTGAAGGGTGTGCACAGCATGGTGCACCaccagcctgccctgctcttcctctgctcctccg GAGGCATGGATGTGGTCTTCACTCTGCAAGGGGATCCCAGCCTGTTTGTGGCCTcagctgccagccagctcctggtgcaCGTGCTCACCTTCTCCCTGGAGTCTGAGACATCTAAAGCTCTCAGTACAAAGGACTGTGACTGGCCAGTGTGTGCCCAGATGATTGTAAAGCACATCCAGGAGTCACTtcactccagctctgcctctcagGTGGAGCAGTCACTGAAGCTGTTGAGCAGTTTGTTTGGCAGTTGTTTTGGCAGTAGTTATGCTGCATGGACAGAAGTCCTTTGGTTGGACATAGCAAAGCAAATTGAATCCTTTCTGCTGGAGGAGACAGTTcaagcacagcccctgctggcCAATCTTTTGCTGAATGTGGCACG ATCCCCTGTGTTTTGTGGCACTGAAGGCAGCTTTTGGGCATTAGTAACTTCTGCTCTGGAGCACCTGACCCCAGTACAAGCAggtcctctggcagtgggactTTTGAAGCTCTGCAAATG CCCACAAGATGTCAGGATTCAGGCACTGACTGTTCTGCTTCAGCCAATGGACTGTATTTTGAGAGCAGCCTCCCAGCCTCTGGAATGTGCAG GTTTGCTGGATGAGTCTGTCAGTGATCCTGGCACTGTTGAAAGTCTCCTGTCCTCCAAGACAACTTGTGCTGGTCTCCTGTGTCAGACCCTCGCCcacctggagaagctgctgtctCTG AAACATTTAAGAGTGGATTTACCCTGTGTGTCCTTGCTGCGCTCTCTCATGACAATCCTACAATTCTGCAATGGTTTCCTGAGCCCAACTTCTCCTCTGGGAAGCACAATAAGCCGGAATTTGATCAATTGCTGCAGAGTGCAAAAGTCAGCTCTTGATGTCCTTGCAGCACTCTCAGAGGAAAAAG acTGTGACACACTCTTAGGAAGTCTATTTGATGTCCTTCTGGCATATCTGCAGAGTCCAAACACCAGCCCTACT GTtctaaagaaaagctttcaagCTACATCCAAGTGGTTGGTGCACTTGCGAGAGCTGTCCTGCTCCAACAGTCAGTGGCAACAAACTGAGAAGATTTTGGAAG ATGTGCTTGTGGTGCTGCAGAAACGTCTGTGCAGTCCTTGCTGGGAAGTCAGAGATTCTTCCCTGGAGTTCCTCACTGCCATGGTTAAGTGCTTGAGAG GCCAGGAGGAGTTCAGGCAGTGTCTCCTGTCCTCAGAGGTGCTGAGGCTCACAGAAAACCTGCTGGAGGACCCAGAGAGCTACGTGCGAGCCAGCGCCGTGACTGCGGTGGGGCACCTGGCCCTCATCACTTGCTTTGCTCCAGAGTCACCTGTCACAGGCAGTCCGTATAACAAGGAG AACATTGTAGCAAAGCTTCAGGAAATCTTGTCCACAGACTCTGAGGGCTTTCCTAGGAGGGCTGTGATCAGCACCTTCACCAAGTGGCTGAGAGAAGGCTGCACAGGCCCGCTGGAAGATACAGAGCAGTTTGTCTCCAGAGTCATCCAGACTGTGGAGCGGGACTTAGACTGGGAGGTCAGACTTGGTGGTTTGGAGCTGGTTGAAGTTTTCTGTAGTCAGACCATTTTCCGGCTTTCCCAGTGTCCCTATgctcctgtctcctctgcagtcACAAGCTCCACCCCTCAGAACGAGCTGCTGCGGGTGTTTTGTCGGGCAAAGCTGTTTGGGTTCTTGTTTGGATCTCTGTGTGACTGTGACAAACCCGTGGGGCAGAGAGCCTGTGATGTGCTGGTGGGCTTGAGAGGTCATTTCTACCCCGTGAGTACTTTGGAGAACCCACGAGAGGTTGAAGATTCACCTGCAGGACGTGGCATTGCCTGGTTACAGAGGACACTGAGACAGGGTTCTCTGGCTCGGAACTTCCCTATGGATGGTGCTAATGGGGTGGATTTCCAAGACCCAGAGAGCATGATGTTAGCTTTGGGTGCAATAGACTTACTGGAGCTGCATGATGAGCTAAATAAAAGTAGTGACCATGTGGAGGAAAGCCCTCAGTCCCTCTTACAGGACATCCTTGCTACTGTGGGGACCGTAGAGGATAATGAAGTTGACTGTTACTGA
- the BRAT1 gene encoding BRCA1-associated ATM activator 1 isoform X2 produces the protein MCDPQSRFVARARRRFAMTRECAVLLPGVCAALADPRQPGLDDTCLEKLLDWFRSLTWFDPTVELVRDNPCLTELLTSVLALQDPSPSILSFTLQLAGILASSENRFQHLQEKLLGRLFGREGPRGGAAWEDASVRSAWVKGVHSMVHHQPALLFLCSSGGMDVVFTLQGDPSLFVASAASQLLVHVLTFSLESETSKALSTKDCDWPVCAQMIVKHIQESLHSSSASQVEQSLKLLSSLFGSCFGSSYAAWTEVLWLDIAKQIESFLLEETVQAQPLLANLLLNVARSPVFCGTEGSFWALVTSALEHLTPVQAGPLAVGLLKLCKCPQDVRIQALTVLLQPMDCILRAASQPLECAGLLDESVSDPGTVESLLSSKTTCAGLLCQTLAHLEKLLSLKHLRVDLPCVSLLRSLMTILQFCNGFLSPTSPLGSTISRNLINCCRVQKSALDVLAALSEEKDCDTLLGSLFDVLLAYLQSPNTSPTVLKKSFQATSKWLVHLRELSCSNSQWQQTEKILEDVLVVLQKRLCSPCWEVRDSSLEFLTAMVKCLRGQEEFRQCLLSSEVLRLTENLLEDPESYVRASAVTAVGHLALITCFAPESPVTGSPYNKENIVAKLQEILSTDSEGFPRRAVISTFTKWLREGCTGPLEDTEQFVSRVIQTVERDLDWEVRLGGLELVEVFCSQTIFRLSQCPYAPVSSAVTSSTPQNELLRVFCRAKLFGFLFGSLCDCDKPVGQRACDVLVGLRGHFYPVSTLENPREVEDSPAGRGIAWLQRTLRQGSLARNFPMDGANGVDFQDPESMMLALGAIDLLELHDELNKSSDHVEESPQSLLQDILATVGTVEDNEVDCY, from the exons GGTGCGGGACAACCCGTGTCTGACAGAGCTGCTCACCTCCGTGCTGGCCCTGCAGGATCCCAGCCCCAGCATCCTGTCCTTCACCCTGCAGTTAGCTGGCATCCTCGCCTCCTCTGAAAACCGCTTCCAGCACCTGCAG gagaagctgctggggaGGCTCTTTGGCCGGGAGGGGCCCCGGGGCGGCGCGGCGTGGGAGGACGCCTCGGTGCGCAGCGCCTGGGTGAAGGGTGTGCACAGCATGGTGCACCaccagcctgccctgctcttcctctgctcctccg GAGGCATGGATGTGGTCTTCACTCTGCAAGGGGATCCCAGCCTGTTTGTGGCCTcagctgccagccagctcctggtgcaCGTGCTCACCTTCTCCCTGGAGTCTGAGACATCTAAAGCTCTCAGTACAAAGGACTGTGACTGGCCAGTGTGTGCCCAGATGATTGTAAAGCACATCCAGGAGTCACTtcactccagctctgcctctcagGTGGAGCAGTCACTGAAGCTGTTGAGCAGTTTGTTTGGCAGTTGTTTTGGCAGTAGTTATGCTGCATGGACAGAAGTCCTTTGGTTGGACATAGCAAAGCAAATTGAATCCTTTCTGCTGGAGGAGACAGTTcaagcacagcccctgctggcCAATCTTTTGCTGAATGTGGCACG ATCCCCTGTGTTTTGTGGCACTGAAGGCAGCTTTTGGGCATTAGTAACTTCTGCTCTGGAGCACCTGACCCCAGTACAAGCAggtcctctggcagtgggactTTTGAAGCTCTGCAAATG CCCACAAGATGTCAGGATTCAGGCACTGACTGTTCTGCTTCAGCCAATGGACTGTATTTTGAGAGCAGCCTCCCAGCCTCTGGAATGTGCAG GTTTGCTGGATGAGTCTGTCAGTGATCCTGGCACTGTTGAAAGTCTCCTGTCCTCCAAGACAACTTGTGCTGGTCTCCTGTGTCAGACCCTCGCCcacctggagaagctgctgtctCTG AAACATTTAAGAGTGGATTTACCCTGTGTGTCCTTGCTGCGCTCTCTCATGACAATCCTACAATTCTGCAATGGTTTCCTGAGCCCAACTTCTCCTCTGGGAAGCACAATAAGCCGGAATTTGATCAATTGCTGCAGAGTGCAAAAGTCAGCTCTTGATGTCCTTGCAGCACTCTCAGAGGAAAAAG acTGTGACACACTCTTAGGAAGTCTATTTGATGTCCTTCTGGCATATCTGCAGAGTCCAAACACCAGCCCTACT GTtctaaagaaaagctttcaagCTACATCCAAGTGGTTGGTGCACTTGCGAGAGCTGTCCTGCTCCAACAGTCAGTGGCAACAAACTGAGAAGATTTTGGAAG ATGTGCTTGTGGTGCTGCAGAAACGTCTGTGCAGTCCTTGCTGGGAAGTCAGAGATTCTTCCCTGGAGTTCCTCACTGCCATGGTTAAGTGCTTGAGAG GCCAGGAGGAGTTCAGGCAGTGTCTCCTGTCCTCAGAGGTGCTGAGGCTCACAGAAAACCTGCTGGAGGACCCAGAGAGCTACGTGCGAGCCAGCGCCGTGACTGCGGTGGGGCACCTGGCCCTCATCACTTGCTTTGCTCCAGAGTCACCTGTCACAGGCAGTCCGTATAACAAGGAG AACATTGTAGCAAAGCTTCAGGAAATCTTGTCCACAGACTCTGAGGGCTTTCCTAGGAGGGCTGTGATCAGCACCTTCACCAAGTGGCTGAGAGAAGGCTGCACAGGCCCGCTGGAAGATACAGAGCAGTTTGTCTCCAGAGTCATCCAGACTGTGGAGCGGGACTTAGACTGGGAGGTCAGACTTGGTGGTTTGGAGCTGGTTGAAGTTTTCTGTAGTCAGACCATTTTCCGGCTTTCCCAGTGTCCCTATgctcctgtctcctctgcagtcACAAGCTCCACCCCTCAGAACGAGCTGCTGCGGGTGTTTTGTCGGGCAAAGCTGTTTGGGTTCTTGTTTGGATCTCTGTGTGACTGTGACAAACCCGTGGGGCAGAGAGCCTGTGATGTGCTGGTGGGCTTGAGAGGTCATTTCTACCCCGTGAGTACTTTGGAGAACCCACGAGAGGTTGAAGATTCACCTGCAGGACGTGGCATTGCCTGGTTACAGAGGACACTGAGACAGGGTTCTCTGGCTCGGAACTTCCCTATGGATGGTGCTAATGGGGTGGATTTCCAAGACCCAGAGAGCATGATGTTAGCTTTGGGTGCAATAGACTTACTGGAGCTGCATGATGAGCTAAATAAAAGTAGTGACCATGTGGAGGAAAGCCCTCAGTCCCTCTTACAGGACATCCTTGCTACTGTGGGGACCGTAGAGGATAATGAAGTTGACTGTTACTGA